Below is a window of Agathobacter rectalis ATCC 33656 DNA.
GTGAACAATTTGCCAAGCAATTCACCACGAGAGAAGAACTTGAAAAGGCAGGCAACTATCTCATGGATAAGAGCATCGCCCTTAATTATAAAATACGTTCACTGAAAAACGCAGATGAGCTGAGAAAGAATCCGAAGCTATACAACGAAGCCAAGGCAACCAGGGAAGCAAGAAATGCACTTAACGAGCGTCGCAAAGAGGTGGCACCAGTAAAGGCGGAGAAAACTGTCAGGAAAGCAGATGATGAATACACATCGTCAAGGACATCAACATACGACAGGTGGTACAAGAAAAATCGTGATAATTTTGCATCATGGTATTTTGGAAGCAGTGGAAAACCAAAGTGATATAGACATACAGAAAGCGAGGTGAAGACGTGGAAAAATATGAGCAGGCAGAGCTGGATTACATAGCCGGAATGAAGTACAAAGAGATAGCGGAAAAGTACGAGACAAGCGTCAACACCGTGAAAAGCTGGAAGCAGAGATATAACTGGGTAAGAGAAAAGCGCAATAGTAGAGATGCAAAAAAAGAGTGTGCACACAAAAATAAAAAAGTGTGCATACAAAAAATCAAAGGTGCAGCAGTCTCTGATGAAACAGAAAAAGAACAGGTGTTCAATGATGCCGAAAATCCGGCATTAGATGAAAGAAAAAAATTATTTTGTCTTTTATACAGCCAGACATTCAATGCCACACAGAGCTATCAGAAGGCATATGGATGTTCCATGAATACAGCAAGAGCACATGGATATGAACTGTTGAAAAATGTGGAGGTAAAAAGTGAAATAGAGTATCTGACAGAGTTAAAGAGGCAGCAGTTGCTTGCAAAAGAGTCAGATTTTGTGGAGCTGCAGATGAGGATAGCGTTCGCGGATGCAGGAGATTATTACGCAATAAAGGGGGATAAAATCGTCTGGAAAGACTCAGATCAGACAGATACCCAGCTCGTGAGAGAGGCAAAAACAGTAAAAGGAGATATCAGCCTGAGCCTGTATGATAAGCAGAAAGCAATAGACTGGCTGACGAAGTACTTTCTCATGCATCCGGATGATAAATACAAAGCTGAGTTTGACAAGAAGCGGGCAGAGGTAAAGGATGATTCTGCCGAGCAGATACTGGCCAATATGCAGATAATAACGGATGTATTGAAAAATCCGGTACCAAACAGGAAGATAGAGGACTTGGAGGGGGATGAGGAGAGTGAACAGACCGGCACCACTGAGTGAAAGACAATATGAATATATGCAGAGGTGCATAAATAGCTGGTTTAACGTAGCAGAAGGTGGAAAAAGAGGCGGAAAAAACGTATTACAGACCCTGATATTCTGCAGTCTGCTGGAAACCCACAAGAATAAAATTCATTTAGTGGCAGGAGTATCAAGTGCCACGGCCAAGCTGAATATACTGGACTGTGATGGCTATGGACTGCTCAATTACTTCGAAGGCAGATGCAGAGAGGGCAAATACAAGGACAGGGACTGCGTATATGTCCAGACAAAGACCGGAGAGAAGATAGTGCTCGTGTCCGGAGGAGGAAAAGACGGAGATGAGAAGCTTATAAAGGGTAATACATATGGAATGGCATATGTCACAGAGGCAAACGAGTGTCATCAGAAATTTCTGAAAGAGGTATTTGACCGAACACTCTCCAGCACAGACCGTAAGATATTCCATGATCTGAACCCAAAGGAAGAGGAACACTGGTATTATACCGAAATACTGAAATTCCACGAGGAGCAGCAGGCGAATGATGAAAATTACGGATATAACTATGGACATTTCACCCTGGTAGATAACATGAGCATGTCTGATGAGAAAATCAGGACGGTCCTTAAAACATACCAAAAAGGCACTGTGTGGTACAAACGGGATATAAAAGGCGAGAGAGCTGTAGCAGAGGGCATTATATTCCGTAAATTTAAAGAGAACAATATCCCATATCTATGTGATGACTCAATACTGAAATATAACAAGGACGGAGAGCTGTTCCCAAGGCCGAGTAAGGTCATAATAGGCATGGACTTCGGAGGTAATGGATCCATGACCACAATGGTGTGTTCACTGTATTTTAGAGGGTATCACTTTATTTATCCTGTGGAAGAGGACTATCTGGAGCTGTCCCCGGATATAGATGCCAATAACATCTGTGACAAGTATATAGAGTTTTATCGCAGATGTGCAGCAAAGTATGAGCGTATAGACTGGACATTTCCGGACTCTGCCAGCACAACAATGATAAATTCGCTGCGAAGCGCAGCAAAAAAAGATGGGCTTCGGTATGATCATATAGCAGGATGCCGGAAGAATGAGATATCAGAGAGACCGAGAACTGTAGACCTCCTGCTCAATACTGGCAGAATGAAAGTGCATAAGAGGTGTGTGAACCTAAGAAAGGCAATAGGCACACTCAAGTGGGATGAGAAGCACCCCAACATCCCGGAGGATAAGAACATAGGAAACTGTAATGACTGGTGGGATGCACTGTGTTACACGATGCTTGATTTTATAGAGTATATAGACTTAGACAGATAAGGAGGAAATAGATGGAAAGCTGTGTTGAGGCAAAGATAAAGAAAATGGGATACAGGATAAATACAAAGCCGTACGGCTATATCAATGTGGCGAATATGTGGTACGGGAATGAGATAATAGACGATTTCCATAAAAGGACCACTATACAGGGAGAACAGTATGAGATAGAGCGTATGGGCTTTGCCAAGAGAGGATGTGCGGATGATGCAAACCTGTGTGAAATCATAAATATAAACATGGGTACGAAAGAGCAGACGGCAGCAGTCAACAAGATGCTGGATGATAACAGATTTAACGTGATGTACCGTAAACAGCTTGAGCATATGAGTGCGACAGGCACAGTGGCAGCATACATACGCTTGGAAGATGCCATATATCTTGATAACGGCAAGGCAACAGGCGGAAAAATCCGCATAACATACTGCTACGCTGAGAGCTATACACCTTTGTTGGTGGAAAATGATGATGTAATAGAGGCATGTTTCTCAGCGAATGACTATCAGGGAGATAAAAAGAGGACAACAATGGTCATGTTCACCAGAGGAGAGGACGGAAATTACCGTGCAGATACATTTGTGTTCGATGAGAATGGAGAAGAACTGTCGTCTTACTGGATCATACTGGGAGATGTAAAGCCGTTTGCAGTAATGAGGGTGGCAGAGGTCAATAATATCCGGTACATGGATGGATTTGGCTATCCAAAGGTGTACGGAGCAATACCGACACTAAAGAAAAT
It encodes the following:
- a CDS encoding terminase small subunit; the encoded protein is MEKYEQAELDYIAGMKYKEIAEKYETSVNTVKSWKQRYNWVREKRNSRDAKKECAHKNKKVCIQKIKGAAVSDETEKEQVFNDAENPALDERKKLFCLLYSQTFNATQSYQKAYGCSMNTARAHGYELLKNVEVKSEIEYLTELKRQQLLAKESDFVELQMRIAFADAGDYYAIKGDKIVWKDSDQTDTQLVREAKTVKGDISLSLYDKQKAIDWLTKYFLMHPDDKYKAEFDKKRAEVKDDSAEQILANMQIITDVLKNPVPNRKIEDLEGDEESEQTGTTE
- a CDS encoding phage terminase large subunit — protein: MNRPAPLSERQYEYMQRCINSWFNVAEGGKRGGKNVLQTLIFCSLLETHKNKIHLVAGVSSATAKLNILDCDGYGLLNYFEGRCREGKYKDRDCVYVQTKTGEKIVLVSGGGKDGDEKLIKGNTYGMAYVTEANECHQKFLKEVFDRTLSSTDRKIFHDLNPKEEEHWYYTEILKFHEEQQANDENYGYNYGHFTLVDNMSMSDEKIRTVLKTYQKGTVWYKRDIKGERAVAEGIIFRKFKENNIPYLCDDSILKYNKDGELFPRPSKVIIGMDFGGNGSMTTMVCSLYFRGYHFIYPVEEDYLELSPDIDANNICDKYIEFYRRCAAKYERIDWTFPDSASTTMINSLRSAAKKDGLRYDHIAGCRKNEISERPRTVDLLLNTGRMKVHKRCVNLRKAIGTLKWDEKHPNIPEDKNIGNCNDWWDALCYTMLDFIEYIDLDR
- a CDS encoding phage portal protein, with protein sequence MESCVEAKIKKMGYRINTKPYGYINVANMWYGNEIIDDFHKRTTIQGEQYEIERMGFAKRGCADDANLCEIININMGTKEQTAAVNKMLDDNRFNVMYRKQLEHMSATGTVAAYIRLEDAIYLDNGKATGGKIRITYCYAESYTPLLVENDDVIEACFSANDYQGDKKRTTMVMFTRGEDGNYRADTFVFDENGEELSSYWIILGDVKPFAVMRVAEVNNIRYMDGFGYPKVYGAIPTLKKIDLCNMILSTDLEKGEKLVLTNEAIVGIDPETGKMRPKSSLLKKLFVFLGEKLPNANSIIQEYNPQIRVDEITKSFELCLSLFSMTFGFGSKKYTFENGQIKTATEYIGERQDAMQELNKQRKEAVDYITGIIRAVLWFSNTFLETSYDIDKEVCIDFDDSYVEDKTTQMSNMRADAMSFSEIPEFMIRYLMMSLNIERDEAEKILDSAQEEPDPEEED